The genomic segment AGACTTTGATCAAGGTGCACTCTATGATGCACTCAGGCATGATAGCCTTGCAAATGGTGCCATTGTGACCTTCAGTGGGCTAGTAAGGGACTTTAACCAAGGACATGAAGTTGGCGATTTGTTCTTAGAGCACTATCCCGCGATGACGAAAGTCAGTTTGCTAAATATAGTAAGCGCCGCTCGTGCTCGTTGGCATTTCGGTAAAGTCATTCTTATTCACAGAGTGGGGAGACTCGCACAGGGTGAGCAGATTGTTTTTGTTGGCTTAACGTCAGCTCACCGTAAGGACGCCTTTGACGGGGTGCAGTTTATTATGGATTATCTCAAGACCGAGGCACCGTTTTGGAAGAAAGAGTCCACCTCTGAAGGAGATAAATGGGTAGCAGCGAGTGCGTGCGATACCCAAGCGCGTCTAAAGTGGGATAAACGTGATGAAAGGTAAAGCAGCATTTAGGGCCGCATTGTTATGTTTATTAGGAGTGTGTATGCCAGTATTTGCTCATGCTGAGGTAAAGGTTGCGGTTGCCGCTAATTTTAAACCCACATTAGTCACCCTAATTGAAGAATATACACGATTACACCCTAAGGCAGACATCAGTGTTTCAAGTGCTTCTACGGGGGTACTTTATGCTCAAATTAACCGAGGTGCTCCTTTCGATATATTTCTATCCGCTGACAGTGACCGTCCAAAGCGACTTGAAAAAAAAGGGCTCGTTGAGACCAATACTCGAAAAAACTACGCTTTGGGGCAGTTAGTCCTCTGGCGCAAAGGGTTTACTTCGGTAAACGCTGAATCGCTTAATACCTTAACGGGTAAACTTGCCATTGCTAATCCAAAGCTTGCCCCTTTTGGCCAAGCGGCAAAACAAGCACTGCACAAATTAGGAAAGTATGCGGCACTACAATCGCGCATTGTATTGGGTAATAATGTGTCACAAACCGCTCACTATGTGCAGTCTGGCGCGGCAGAAGCAGGCTTTATCGCGCTCAGTCAAGTAATAAAAAACAGTGGGCAAAGCAAAGATTATTGGCTTTTGCCCAGCCATTTATATTCACCAATAAACCAACAAATGGTTGTTCTAAAGCAATCGGGGCGGTCAGCGGCTGAAACACGAGAAGTGATGGCATTTCACCATTTTATATTAAGTGATACGGGGCGAAGCATCATTACAAACAGTGGTTATCAAAGTAGTGAAATGCAATCTATTCCTAGAGTAAAACCGGATGCTCAGTGATCTCTTTGCAAATGAAATTTGGCTTGCGACCTTACTGACACTTAAGCTAGCGACATCGACAACTTTAATTTTACTGATTATTTCAATTCCACTGGGTTGGTGGCTTAGCCAATCGAGTAACCGATTAAAACCCGCTATTGAAGCATGCATTACAATTCCGCTCGTGTTACCGCCTACTGTGCTTGGTTTTTATCTATTAGTGTTATTTTCACCGCAACACCCTTTAGGGGCTGCTTGGGTTTCGATGTTTGATGCAACCCTAGTGTTCTCGTTTTACGGATTGCTTTTCGGCTCTATTTTATACAGTTTGCCATTTATGGTTCAGCCGATCCGTGACGCGTTTATTAAAATTGATAAAGATTTATTAGATGCCAGTCGTACATTAGGTGCGAATCGGCTTCAAACCTTTAGATGGATTATATTGCCGTTAAGTAAGCATGGAATAACGACAGGCTGCATATTGGCGTTTGCACATACCATAGGTGAATTTGGTGTAGTGTTGCTGATAGGGGGCAATATAGAAAGTGAAACGCGAGTCTTGTCTATCTTACTGTATGATCTAATAGAAACAAATCAGATGGAGGAGGCTAATCAAGTCGCAACGGTATTGGTGTGTTTCGCGTTTACTGTTCTTTTGACCCTTAGTCTGGTTAGAAAAAGAGAAAATACTACGCTTTTGTGAGCTTTCTGTGATGTTATTCAGCGAACATAGGCGTACCTGAGCTAACTTACAGTAGGGTCTATTTTGAAGCGCATAATATTACTGTCCTTTAGCCTCTTTTTTATTTGTAAAACAAACATCATCCAAGCATCTGAATCAGGTGTTATTCACCTAACATCTGAAGGGAAAAATACCACTTTGTTAGAAGTGTTTTCTTCCCAAGGTTGCAGCAGTTGTCCTCCAGCGCAAAGGTGGGTGAATAAATTTTTAGACGACCCCAATGTGTGGCACACCCTTGTACCAGCGGTTTTTCATGTTGATTATTGGGACGATCTTGGTTGGGCTGATCCATTTGCTTCAAAGGCATTTAGCCAACGACAACGACACTATAAACGCACTGGCAATGTGCAGTCAGTTTACACGCCGGCTTTTGTGGTAGAAAGTAGAGAATGGAAAGGTTGGTTTAGTGGTAAGCCTATACCCTACATTCATTCACATCATAAGGGACAATTAGCGGTAACAATACAAGACGCTTCTATCGATATAGCATACTCGCTCACGGACATAGGAACAAATACGACTAGCGCGCCAATGCGGTATTACAACGTAGCGCTACTTGGCTTAGGTGTGACCACTTTAGTCAAACGCGGGGAGAACAAAGGCAAAGCGCTGGAAGAAAATTTTATTGTGCTTGAACACCAGCAAATTGAAGACAGCGGAGCGCCTTTTATTCAAATTCCAATATTCAAAACGGATATAGATGCCAAAGGTTTCGCTGTTGCTGTGTGGGTAACAGACTCAGATTTGACCCCTTTGCAAGTTGTTGCAGGCGAGGTACCAAATAACTGGGTCGTTAAAAAATAGAACAGTTTGTACTGAAAAGGCCAAGATGAGTCAACGTAGGCAGATTCATCTTGGGAATTCACGCAGATGCAACAAGGGGTTGCAAAACTTATTACTCTTCACCACCGCAGTCATCTTGGCATTCGCCATAGAGATACAAACTATGGTGAATAAGCGTCATATTGTGACGTTTTGCCACTTCTTCCTGACGTTTTTCGATAACTTCATCTTCAAATTCGATCACCTTACCGCAATTTAAGCACACAAGGTGATCGTGATGTTTTTTATGGCTAATCTCGAAAACAGATTTTCCGCCTTCAAAATGATGACGATTTAGAATACCAGCATCATCAAACTGATTTAAAACACGATAAACGGTCGCCAAACCGATTTCTTCGTCTTGTTCAATTAGGATCTTGTATACATCTTCAGCGCTGATATGTTGATTATCTGGATCTTGCAGTATTTCAAGGATTTTTAAACGAGGTAACGTGACTTTCAATCCCGCTTTTTTGAGTTCTTTATTTTGGTCCATAGATCCAACTTAACTTTTAATGTAAACAACTTAATCCCAAACTGTACCGATAATATCGGCAGTGATCCAGTCATATCATTGTTTACGAATTTTACTTTGTTATAAAAAGGCGTTTACATTGCTTTTTTGCATAAATACACCGTAAAATTTTATAACGTGAAATTTTACATAAAAAAGGAGCTTTCGCTCCTTTCAAAGAAAATGATTATATAAATGTGATCACTGAAGCTCAGCTAAACACATTTCTTCATGTATCTGTTTGCACCAAGCTTTTACTCGGCTCTCGGTCAACTCGGGTTGGCGATCCTCGTCAATACCCAGTCCGACAAAATGATCTTCGTCAGCCATGCCTTTTGATGCTTCAAAGTCATAGCCTTCGGTAGGCCATTGTCCTATAAGAATCGCTCCTTTAGCTTCCACGATGTCTCTTACCATACCCATGGCATCAAGGAAGTACTCGGCGTAGTCTTCTTGATCACCGCAGCCAAATATTGCCACGAGTTTGTCGGCGAAATCGATTTCTTCCAACTCTGGGAAAAAGTCATCCCAATCACATTGGGCTTCACCATAATACCAAGTAGGAATACCGAACATGAGTAAATCGAACTCGGCAATATCTGCTTTACTGCTTTTAGCTATATCGTGTACATCAATTAGGCCTTTGCCCAATTCTTTTTGGATCATCTTGGCAATATGCTCAGTGTTACCCGTGTCACTACCAAAAAATAGGCCTACGCTCGCCATTGTGTTGAATACCTCAAAATCTAGTTATATCTGTCTGGACGTTCACCAGAACCATTAAGTTGCTTGCCAAAAGTATTGTACTACGCCTTTAAACAGGAAGCCCGCAGCACCTAAAAACAAAACTAAATAAACAACCACTCTACCTATCATAGGTACGTTATTCTTTTTTAAAACATCATGCACTGCGAAGCCCATGAGTAAGAATAAACCAACCAACGCCAAGTCAAGAGCGATGGCCTCAATTTGTTCATAATTATCGCTTAACATGGTCTCTCG from the Paraglaciecola mesophila genome contains:
- the moaE gene encoding molybdopterin synthase catalytic subunit MoaE — encoded protein: MQDVIEVQTEDFDQGALYDALRHDSLANGAIVTFSGLVRDFNQGHEVGDLFLEHYPAMTKVSLLNIVSAARARWHFGKVILIHRVGRLAQGEQIVFVGLTSAHRKDAFDGVQFIMDYLKTEAPFWKKESTSEGDKWVAASACDTQARLKWDKRDER
- the modA gene encoding molybdate ABC transporter substrate-binding protein; the encoded protein is MPVFAHAEVKVAVAANFKPTLVTLIEEYTRLHPKADISVSSASTGVLYAQINRGAPFDIFLSADSDRPKRLEKKGLVETNTRKNYALGQLVLWRKGFTSVNAESLNTLTGKLAIANPKLAPFGQAAKQALHKLGKYAALQSRIVLGNNVSQTAHYVQSGAAEAGFIALSQVIKNSGQSKDYWLLPSHLYSPINQQMVVLKQSGRSAAETREVMAFHHFILSDTGRSIITNSGYQSSEMQSIPRVKPDAQ
- the modB gene encoding molybdate ABC transporter permease subunit, encoding MLSDLFANEIWLATLLTLKLATSTTLILLIISIPLGWWLSQSSNRLKPAIEACITIPLVLPPTVLGFYLLVLFSPQHPLGAAWVSMFDATLVFSFYGLLFGSILYSLPFMVQPIRDAFIKIDKDLLDASRTLGANRLQTFRWIILPLSKHGITTGCILAFAHTIGEFGVVLLIGGNIESETRVLSILLYDLIETNQMEEANQVATVLVCFAFTVLLTLSLVRKRENTTLL
- a CDS encoding DUF1223 domain-containing protein, yielding MKRIILLSFSLFFICKTNIIQASESGVIHLTSEGKNTTLLEVFSSQGCSSCPPAQRWVNKFLDDPNVWHTLVPAVFHVDYWDDLGWADPFASKAFSQRQRHYKRTGNVQSVYTPAFVVESREWKGWFSGKPIPYIHSHHKGQLAVTIQDASIDIAYSLTDIGTNTTSAPMRYYNVALLGLGVTTLVKRGENKGKALEENFIVLEHQQIEDSGAPFIQIPIFKTDIDAKGFAVAVWVTDSDLTPLQVVAGEVPNNWVVKK
- the fur gene encoding ferric iron uptake transcriptional regulator, giving the protein MDQNKELKKAGLKVTLPRLKILEILQDPDNQHISAEDVYKILIEQDEEIGLATVYRVLNQFDDAGILNRHHFEGGKSVFEISHKKHHDHLVCLNCGKVIEFEDEVIEKRQEEVAKRHNMTLIHHSLYLYGECQDDCGGEE
- the fldA gene encoding flavodoxin FldA, coding for MASVGLFFGSDTGNTEHIAKMIQKELGKGLIDVHDIAKSSKADIAEFDLLMFGIPTWYYGEAQCDWDDFFPELEEIDFADKLVAIFGCGDQEDYAEYFLDAMGMVRDIVEAKGAILIGQWPTEGYDFEASKGMADEDHFVGLGIDEDRQPELTESRVKAWCKQIHEEMCLAELQ
- a CDS encoding DUF2788 domain-containing protein yields the protein MLSDNYEQIEAIALDLALVGLFLLMGFAVHDVLKKNNVPMIGRVVVYLVLFLGAAGFLFKGVVQYFWQAT